A single window of Metallosphaera hakonensis JCM 8857 = DSM 7519 DNA harbors:
- the hisC gene encoding histidinol-phosphate transaminase, which yields MKETKEYDFTDIKEGIRLHLNESPFPPPDFVLDAVNKYLSQGNRYQHPDLTRRIKELAAEYNKVEPEEIFPTPGGDGAIRSVFLNLTMTGDKIVVNYPSYSMYSVYSSFKGLRQVKIPLREQGDWWREDWEKLLEEARDARMVAVDDPNNPTGSPMLGGEEQKIKELVETTKGFVLLDEAYYEFSGYTASRLVDRYPNLIIVRTLSKAFSLASFRVGYLIANREVVKTLEKGATPFDVALPSLIAGITALENPGYSHRIATEIAQNREELYQGLTSMGVRTFRSITNFLLFKHDLELVEPLMRKGVAIRNPMKGFYRVSVGTKDQCKIFLEKLGEVLEDSNSKQG from the coding sequence TTGAAGGAGACCAAGGAGTATGATTTCACAGATATAAAGGAGGGGATAAGGCTACATCTGAATGAATCGCCTTTCCCACCTCCAGACTTCGTGTTGGATGCGGTAAACAAATATCTAAGTCAAGGTAATAGATATCAGCATCCCGATCTAACCAGGAGAATCAAAGAGCTTGCTGCAGAGTACAACAAGGTTGAACCAGAGGAGATATTTCCTACGCCAGGGGGGGACGGTGCAATTAGGTCAGTGTTTCTGAACTTAACCATGACAGGAGATAAAATTGTGGTAAACTACCCCAGCTATAGCATGTACTCGGTGTACTCTTCATTTAAGGGATTGAGACAGGTGAAGATCCCTCTTAGGGAGCAAGGAGATTGGTGGAGAGAAGATTGGGAAAAGCTTCTTGAAGAGGCCAGAGATGCTAGGATGGTAGCTGTTGATGACCCCAATAATCCCACCGGCTCCCCCATGCTCGGAGGGGAGGAACAGAAAATCAAGGAGTTGGTGGAGACCACAAAGGGGTTTGTTCTCTTAGACGAGGCCTATTATGAGTTCTCTGGGTACACAGCCTCAAGACTTGTGGATAGGTATCCGAACCTCATAATAGTGAGAACTCTTAGCAAGGCCTTTTCGTTGGCGTCCTTTAGAGTGGGCTACCTTATAGCCAATAGAGAAGTAGTTAAAACCCTGGAGAAGGGGGCTACTCCGTTTGACGTGGCTTTACCCTCGCTAATAGCTGGGATCACTGCTTTGGAGAACCCAGGTTATTCTCATAGAATTGCGACCGAAATTGCCCAGAATAGGGAGGAACTATATCAAGGTCTAACTTCCATGGGCGTTAGAACTTTTAGATCCATAACCAATTTCCTTCTATTCAAGCATGATCTTGAACTAGTAGAGCCACTCATGAGGAAGGGGGTAGCCATTCGCAATCCCATGAAAGGATTTTATAGGGTCTCTGTTGGGACAAAAGATCAGTGCAAAATATTCCTCGAAAAGTTAGGTGAAGTTCTTGAAGATAGCAATTCCAAACAAGGGTAG
- the hisBd gene encoding imidazoleglycerol-phosphate dehydratase, which produces MSRFTEKIRETKETKVLVKLELDGKGNVEVRTPIPFFNHMLHSMLFYMEVDAVVAAEDKQSFDDHHVVEDVGITLGQALRDALGDRKGIRRFSSLTVPMDEALVLVAVDISGRGFSSVNLGLVREKVGELSTENVPHFFWSFATNAGLTLHVRKLDGVNEHHVIEASFKGVGLTLRDACSLQGNILRSTKGSL; this is translated from the coding sequence ATGTCTAGATTCACTGAAAAGATTAGGGAAACCAAGGAAACTAAGGTGTTGGTAAAGCTTGAGCTCGACGGAAAGGGAAACGTTGAAGTTAGGACCCCTATACCCTTCTTTAATCACATGCTTCACTCCATGCTTTTCTACATGGAGGTTGACGCTGTTGTGGCGGCGGAGGATAAACAGAGTTTCGACGATCATCATGTGGTAGAGGACGTTGGAATAACCTTGGGACAGGCTCTAAGGGACGCGCTTGGGGATAGGAAGGGAATAAGGAGATTCTCTAGCTTGACAGTTCCCATGGACGAGGCCCTAGTCTTAGTGGCAGTGGACATATCTGGACGGGGATTTTCGTCCGTTAATCTAGGTTTAGTGAGGGAGAAAGTGGGGGAACTCTCGACGGAGAACGTTCCACACTTCTTTTGGTCCTTTGCCACAAATGCCGGATTAACCCTGCACGTAAGAAAGTTGGATGGAGTGAACGAACATCACGTCATAGAAGCTTCATTTAAGGGAGTAGGGCTAACGCTGAGGGACGCGTGTTCCCTCCAAGGAAATATTCTAAGAAGCACCAAGGGGTCACTATGA
- the hisE gene encoding phosphoribosyl-ATP diphosphatase, with protein sequence MNNTIEDLFDIIRSRLRERPKESYTVSLADKGKPYVARKVGEEAIEVIIASTSEGKERVISETADLVYHLLVLLALEGITLDDIYQELRRRMK encoded by the coding sequence ATGAATAATACCATTGAAGACCTCTTTGACATAATAAGGTCTAGGCTTAGGGAAAGGCCAAAGGAAAGTTATACGGTCTCCCTGGCAGATAAGGGTAAACCCTACGTGGCGAGAAAAGTTGGGGAGGAAGCCATAGAGGTGATCATAGCTTCCACTTCTGAGGGGAAGGAGAGAGTCATAAGCGAAACCGCAGACTTAGTATATCATCTATTGGTTCTCCTAGCTCTCGAGGGCATAACCCTCGATGACATTTACCAAGAACTTAGGAGGAGGATGAAATGA
- the hisI gene encoding phosphoribosyl-AMP cyclohydrolase: protein MGTIIAVLQDSETKEVLMVGNMNKEAVMNTLTTGLVHFWSLSRKSLWLKGETSGNLQLLQDFKIDCDGDAILVLVKSQGPVCHTGNRTCFYRDSSSLNLTSSLS, encoded by the coding sequence ATGGGGACAATCATAGCTGTTCTTCAGGACTCTGAAACAAAGGAAGTTCTAATGGTAGGTAATATGAATAAGGAAGCAGTAATGAATACGCTTACAACGGGTCTAGTACACTTTTGGTCCTTATCTAGGAAGAGCTTATGGCTAAAGGGGGAAACAAGCGGCAACCTTCAACTTCTCCAAGACTTCAAGATTGATTGCGATGGCGATGCTATTTTGGTTTTAGTGAAGTCACAAGGTCCGGTATGTCATACCGGTAATAGAACCTGTTTTTACAGGGATTCGTCGAGCCTCAATCTGACTTCCTCCCTATCCTAA
- the hisH gene encoding imidazole glycerol phosphate synthase subunit HisH has product MRALVLNYGVGNLFSITSGLRRAGFSAEISNEPRDADLIVLPGVGAFSAVGEFMLKWKDTLEDLRNSGVKFLGVCLGMQIMFEEGNEGGKTRGLGWFPGVVDQIRGAPKLPHIGWDILRQRSSCMLTEGLEGRYAYFVHSYMAYTRFPPAMTSNYGVEFPALICSNDAVGTQFHPEKSGETGKVFFQNLVRWLRS; this is encoded by the coding sequence ATGAGAGCCCTAGTCCTAAATTACGGAGTGGGGAATCTGTTTAGTATTACTTCAGGGCTTAGAAGGGCGGGATTTTCCGCCGAGATCTCCAATGAGCCTAGGGATGCAGATTTGATTGTTCTCCCAGGTGTAGGGGCCTTTTCGGCCGTGGGCGAATTCATGTTAAAATGGAAGGATACGTTGGAGGATTTAAGAAATAGTGGAGTTAAGTTCCTGGGCGTTTGCCTAGGAATGCAGATAATGTTTGAGGAAGGGAATGAGGGCGGGAAAACGCGAGGACTGGGGTGGTTCCCTGGAGTAGTAGATCAAATCAGAGGAGCCCCAAAACTACCTCATATTGGATGGGATATCCTTAGGCAGAGAAGTTCTTGCATGCTTACTGAAGGATTAGAAGGACGTTACGCCTATTTTGTACATAGCTATATGGCCTATACAAGATTCCCTCCAGCTATGACCAGCAATTATGGGGTTGAGTTTCCCGCTCTCATCTGCAGTAATGATGCCGTGGGAACCCAGTTCCACCCAGAGAAGAGCGGAGAAACTGGCAAGGTATTTTTCCAGAATCTAGTGAGGTGGCTGAGGTCTTGA
- the hisF gene encoding imidazole glycerol phosphate synthase subunit HisF has product MTAKRIIACLDVKDGKVVKGVRFLDLKLKGDPAELASRYEDEGADEIVFLDISATIEGRKTLLEKVKETASVLSIPLTVGGGVRSVNDVSNLLSNGAEKVSLNTVAVDNPSVVAMASKEFGAQAVVVAIDAKRTGSGWRVFVRSGTMDTGLDAIEWAKKVEQLGAGEILLTSIDRDGTRDGYDLELTRAVVKHTRIPVIASGGAGKPEHFVSVFNAAGADAALAAGIFHDQVVRIRELKNYLKEAGIEVRP; this is encoded by the coding sequence ATGACTGCTAAAAGGATAATTGCGTGTCTAGACGTGAAGGACGGTAAAGTAGTGAAGGGAGTAAGGTTTCTGGATCTTAAACTTAAGGGTGATCCGGCTGAGTTGGCATCTAGATACGAGGACGAAGGGGCAGATGAGATAGTATTCCTGGACATTTCAGCCACCATAGAGGGAAGGAAGACTCTTCTTGAAAAGGTGAAGGAAACTGCAAGCGTTCTCTCAATACCTCTTACAGTTGGGGGAGGGGTAAGAAGCGTGAATGATGTATCCAATCTGCTTTCCAACGGAGCGGAGAAGGTTAGCCTAAATACGGTAGCGGTAGATAATCCGAGCGTTGTTGCAATGGCCTCAAAGGAGTTCGGGGCTCAAGCCGTAGTTGTGGCAATAGATGCCAAGAGAACTGGATCTGGATGGAGGGTGTTCGTGAGATCTGGAACAATGGACACTGGGCTAGATGCAATAGAATGGGCAAAGAAGGTTGAACAATTGGGTGCCGGAGAAATACTACTCACAAGTATAGATAGGGATGGGACTAGAGATGGATACGACCTAGAGCTCACCAGGGCTGTAGTTAAGCACACAAGGATACCAGTGATAGCGAGCGGTGGAGCTGGGAAACCAGAGCATTTCGTTTCAGTGTTTAACGCAGCTGGAGCTGACGCCGCATTGGCAGCTGGAATCTTCCATGACCAAGTAGTGAGGATTCGCGAACTAAAGAATTATTTAAAAGAGGCAGGGATAGAGGTGAGGCCATGA
- the hisA gene encoding 1-(5-phosphoribosyl)-5-((5-phosphoribosylamino)methylideneamino)imidazole-4-carboxamide isomerase, translating into MKVVPSIDISGGNAVKRIRGKDGTGLVIGNPEVVARGLRSEGYTSLHIVDLDAAEGKGDNISLIERVIRLGFNEVSVGGGVRNRNRLEKLLSMGVTKVVMSTLPFSDPDLFKEVIRDVEDRVLISIDYCDKEVLIRGWSETVLNVDNAVKLVNNFQVRGVIFTYVCNEGTRRGIDPGVRDYVKEVRGERGYAGGIGSVQDLIELNSMGFDFAVIGMSLYTGVLRGVSHV; encoded by the coding sequence ATGAAGGTTGTACCAAGTATAGATATTAGTGGTGGTAACGCCGTAAAGAGGATAAGGGGAAAGGATGGTACAGGTTTGGTCATAGGGAATCCAGAGGTGGTTGCTAGAGGGCTGAGATCGGAGGGGTATACGTCACTTCACATTGTTGATCTGGACGCAGCAGAGGGTAAGGGAGACAATATATCACTCATTGAACGAGTCATTCGATTGGGTTTCAATGAGGTTAGCGTCGGTGGGGGAGTGAGGAATAGGAATAGACTTGAGAAGCTACTCTCCATGGGGGTTACCAAGGTAGTGATGTCCACTCTCCCCTTTTCGGATCCGGATCTCTTCAAGGAAGTTATACGAGATGTAGAGGATAGAGTTCTCATATCCATAGACTACTGTGATAAAGAGGTCCTCATAAGGGGATGGTCCGAAACCGTGCTAAACGTGGACAATGCGGTGAAATTAGTTAATAATTTTCAAGTCAGAGGCGTCATTTTCACTTACGTTTGCAACGAGGGTACAAGAAGGGGGATCGATCCAGGGGTGAGAGATTACGTAAAGGAAGTGAGGGGGGAAAGAGGATATGCCGGTGGAATTGGATCAGTTCAGGACTTAATTGAGCTCAATTCCATGGGTTTCGATTTCGCCGTGATAGGAATGTCCCTATATACTGGGGTTCTGAGAGGTGTGTCCCATGTCTAG
- a CDS encoding metal-sulfur cluster assembly factor: protein MDSQTVNKEEWTRKLMEGLKEVYDPEIPVDIVNLGLIYDLKISDEGDVYIKLGLTAPGCPVVDDLVYTVQEVVKETVPARNVDVDIDMETQWSPLKMSAEGREKFKKLYGYDIVEMWIQTYGLPEDQGKTVSEEQRTQ, encoded by the coding sequence ATGGATTCTCAGACTGTTAATAAGGAAGAATGGACAAGAAAGTTAATGGAGGGCCTTAAGGAAGTATACGACCCCGAGATTCCTGTTGATATAGTGAATCTGGGTCTGATTTACGATCTGAAGATTTCAGATGAGGGGGACGTCTACATTAAACTTGGATTAACTGCGCCTGGTTGTCCGGTTGTTGATGACCTGGTTTATACTGTTCAAGAGGTCGTGAAGGAGACTGTGCCCGCTAGAAACGTTGATGTGGACATTGACATGGAGACGCAGTGGAGTCCCCTAAAGATGAGCGCTGAGGGTAGGGAGAAGTTCAAGAAACTTTACGGATACGATATAGTGGAAATGTGGATTCAAACCTACGGTCTCCCAGAGGACCAAGGTAAGACAGTCTCTGAGGAACAAAGAACCCAATAA
- the hisG gene encoding ATP phosphoribosyltransferase has product MKIAIPNKGRLQGPALQFLNSVGIKSMANDDRALMVPTSWEGVQLVTIRTEDIPNVVETGAVDLGITGLDYVMESGADVEELVKLDFGKSKLVLAVPSSWEIKDPMEMPKNIRIATKYFNVARSYLERKGITARLVKISGAAEIMPSLGACDAIIDVTSTGTTLKLHGLKPIDVVAESYAMVIGNRNWMRSEEADRINLVLTMMKGALNARGKKMVFMNVDDKDLRSVVSSLPAMLAPAVSKLSNSDAWEVVTVADEDDLPEVIAKAKTAGARDIVVINIEKVIK; this is encoded by the coding sequence TTGAAGATAGCAATTCCAAACAAGGGTAGGCTTCAAGGTCCAGCTTTGCAATTTCTCAACTCCGTAGGGATTAAGTCCATGGCTAATGACGATCGGGCCCTCATGGTCCCAACTAGCTGGGAAGGAGTTCAACTTGTGACAATAAGGACTGAGGACATACCGAACGTGGTTGAGACTGGAGCGGTAGATCTTGGAATTACAGGGCTTGATTACGTCATGGAGTCAGGTGCTGATGTAGAGGAGCTGGTGAAGCTTGATTTCGGGAAGTCCAAGTTAGTGCTCGCCGTACCTAGCTCCTGGGAAATTAAGGATCCCATGGAAATGCCAAAGAACATTAGGATAGCAACTAAGTACTTCAACGTAGCCAGAAGTTACCTAGAGAGAAAAGGCATAACGGCTAGGCTCGTTAAAATTAGCGGTGCGGCTGAGATCATGCCGTCCTTGGGAGCTTGCGACGCCATTATCGACGTAACCAGCACGGGGACGACTCTCAAACTCCATGGCCTCAAGCCCATAGACGTCGTAGCTGAAAGCTATGCCATGGTGATAGGAAACAGGAACTGGATGAGATCTGAAGAGGCTGACAGGATAAACCTGGTCTTAACCATGATGAAGGGAGCTCTTAATGCAAGGGGTAAAAAGATGGTTTTCATGAATGTAGATGACAAGGATCTGAGATCGGTGGTCTCATCACTTCCCGCAATGTTGGCCCCAGCTGTCTCAAAGCTCAGCAACTCTGACGCTTGGGAAGTAGTGACTGTGGCGGACGAGGACGATCTGCCTGAAGTTATAGCCAAGGCTAAGACTGCGGGTGCTAGGGATATAGTTGTGATCAACATTGAGAAGGTGATAAAATGA
- the hisD gene encoding histidinol dehydrogenase: MIKRGLPTRRVQSFSEVLNKVNEIVGRVKREGDLALMELTYELDKVKLESLILDEEVIEARSGLLPREVRSSIDLIWEQLTSFHELIKPPSLGGGNRNVEYGILWRPLDRVGIYVPGGKRSYPSTLMMAGIPAVIAGVGEIYVATPVKGDLDPATAYISKKLKVKRIYPVGGAQAIAALAYGTETVQRVDKIVGPGNVYVQAAKFIVSGDVGIDGIEGPTELVVIADETADPKSVALDLMAQGEHGNSSLLVLISNSDEVLEKVSGLLQGDNEFYLVKANTLDEAVEMANGIAPEHLSLYTSRARELLPKVRNAGAVTLGKTPPALIDYSAGPDHILPTNGWARFRGGVTVYDFLKAISYVNAVDADKELAESARTLAEYEGFSIHGRSIGVRYE; encoded by the coding sequence ATGATTAAAAGAGGACTACCAACAAGGAGAGTTCAGTCGTTTTCGGAGGTATTGAATAAGGTAAACGAAATAGTGGGGAGGGTGAAAAGGGAAGGTGACTTAGCCTTAATGGAGCTTACGTACGAACTGGACAAGGTTAAGCTTGAGTCCCTTATTTTGGACGAGGAGGTAATTGAAGCTAGATCCGGCCTACTTCCCAGAGAAGTGAGATCTTCAATAGACTTGATTTGGGAACAGTTAACCTCCTTTCATGAGCTAATCAAACCGCCTAGCCTTGGCGGAGGGAACAGAAACGTTGAGTATGGGATTCTGTGGAGACCTCTAGACAGGGTTGGGATTTACGTTCCGGGGGGAAAGAGAAGTTATCCTTCTACCTTAATGATGGCCGGTATCCCAGCTGTAATAGCCGGGGTCGGAGAGATTTACGTGGCCACTCCGGTCAAAGGAGATCTGGATCCAGCGACAGCTTACATCTCGAAGAAGTTAAAGGTTAAGAGGATTTATCCCGTAGGGGGGGCGCAAGCCATTGCTGCCCTAGCTTACGGTACCGAAACGGTCCAGAGAGTTGACAAGATAGTTGGACCAGGAAACGTTTACGTTCAGGCAGCTAAGTTCATTGTTAGCGGGGATGTGGGCATTGACGGGATTGAAGGACCCACCGAACTCGTGGTAATAGCAGATGAAACCGCGGATCCTAAAAGTGTCGCACTGGACTTAATGGCCCAAGGAGAACACGGCAATTCCTCTCTTCTAGTACTGATATCTAACTCAGACGAGGTTCTAGAGAAGGTCTCAGGGTTATTGCAGGGAGATAATGAGTTCTACCTCGTGAAGGCTAATACATTAGACGAGGCAGTTGAGATGGCCAATGGAATAGCCCCAGAGCATTTATCCCTATACACATCAAGGGCTAGGGAACTTCTCCCCAAGGTTAGAAATGCTGGTGCGGTAACCCTAGGCAAAACTCCACCTGCACTAATAGATTACTCCGCAGGTCCAGATCACATCCTTCCTACCAACGGGTGGGCAAGATTTAGGGGTGGGGTCACCGTTTATGATTTCCTCAAGGCTATCTCGTATGTTAATGCCGTGGATGCGGATAAGGAGTTAGCAGAGTCAGCTAGGACATTAGCTGAATATGAGGGATTTTCAATTCACGGTAGAAGCATAGGTGTTAGGTATGAATAA
- the serS gene encoding serine--tRNA ligase, producing the protein MSWSLLELIRSNPDVLMESLKKRGVDPSLAEKATELDRKWRSILQEVERLRHEHNLLSSQIPRLPPEERKKKIEETRSLLALIEVKEKELRSIEDERDNLLKTLPNLVHETVPVGPDDSFNVPIKVWGKFRVYEKDLDSFLSQVNGLKPDYEIIKFKPVGHAEELENVLKLGNTVKAGEVAGSRFYYLFEDIVWLEQALIMYAIDTVTAKGFSLVVPPYMLRGEVIQSVIDMDTFKDAIYKIENEDLYLIATAEHPLAALYFKEEIEADRLPLKYVGLSPAFRKEAGAANKDLKGIFRVHQFNKVEQFIFSLPEDSWKFHEELLGNAEEIFRGLELPYRVVNIASGDLGACAAKKYDLEVWMPAQAKFREMVSCSNCTDWQAFRMKIRFVDRKKNRKGFVHTLNSTAIATTRAITAILENNQQEDGSVVIPKALRPYLERFQNAPKQVIVPRKKN; encoded by the coding sequence ATGTCATGGAGTTTGCTAGAGTTAATAAGGAGTAATCCTGACGTGCTAATGGAAAGCCTTAAGAAGAGAGGGGTTGATCCGAGCCTGGCAGAGAAGGCTACTGAGCTCGATAGGAAATGGAGATCCATACTTCAAGAGGTTGAGAGACTTAGACATGAACACAATCTCCTCAGTTCGCAGATACCGAGATTGCCTCCTGAGGAGAGGAAAAAGAAAATTGAGGAGACTAGAAGCCTACTAGCCCTAATTGAAGTCAAAGAGAAGGAGCTCAGGAGTATAGAGGATGAAAGGGACAATCTACTTAAGACATTACCTAATTTAGTTCACGAAACCGTCCCTGTGGGTCCAGACGACTCGTTCAATGTACCCATTAAGGTGTGGGGGAAGTTTAGAGTATACGAAAAAGACCTCGACTCCTTCCTTTCCCAAGTTAATGGTCTGAAACCCGATTATGAGATTATCAAGTTTAAACCAGTTGGGCACGCCGAGGAGCTTGAGAACGTTTTGAAACTAGGGAACACAGTGAAGGCAGGAGAGGTAGCTGGATCTCGCTTCTACTACCTGTTTGAGGATATAGTTTGGCTAGAACAGGCTCTGATCATGTATGCCATTGACACCGTAACGGCTAAGGGTTTCTCACTCGTGGTTCCACCCTACATGCTTAGGGGAGAGGTGATCCAATCAGTAATAGATATGGATACGTTTAAGGACGCCATATACAAAATAGAAAACGAGGATCTGTACCTAATAGCAACTGCCGAACATCCCTTGGCCGCGCTCTATTTTAAGGAGGAAATTGAGGCGGATCGGCTACCATTAAAGTACGTTGGCTTAAGCCCGGCCTTCAGAAAGGAGGCCGGAGCGGCAAATAAGGACCTCAAGGGCATATTTAGGGTTCACCAGTTCAATAAGGTCGAACAGTTCATCTTCTCTTTACCAGAGGACAGCTGGAAATTCCACGAGGAACTCCTAGGAAACGCTGAAGAAATATTTCGAGGTTTAGAACTACCCTACAGGGTTGTAAACATAGCTTCCGGGGACTTGGGGGCCTGTGCTGCAAAGAAATATGACCTTGAGGTCTGGATGCCCGCCCAAGCTAAGTTCAGGGAAATGGTAAGTTGCAGTAACTGTACGGACTGGCAGGCATTCAGGATGAAGATAAGGTTTGTTGACAGGAAGAAAAATAGAAAGGGGTTTGTTCACACCCTTAACAGTACTGCCATAGCGACCACGAGAGCGATAACAGCAATTCTAGAGAATAATCAGCAAGAGGACGGGTCTGTTGTCATACCCAAAGCTCTTAGACCCTACCTAGAGAGGTTTCAGAATGCACCTAAGCAAGTTATAGTCCCGAGGAAAAAGAATTAA